Within the Arachis duranensis cultivar V14167 chromosome 10, aradu.V14167.gnm2.J7QH, whole genome shotgun sequence genome, the region GAGAACGACGGATTCGATCGGGACAACCACATTGTTGACCCACACCGCCGGCTGACTCGCGGAGGAGAGGAAGTACCCAGAACTGGTGAAGACGAGAACGACGTGCACGATCGGGACAGCCACAGCGGAACTCGGCCGATTGTTGACCCACACCGCCGGCTGACTCACGGAGGGGAGAAAGAGCCCAGAACCGCTGAAGAGGAGGCTTGGGACGACGCTGGGATGCAGGGCGGAGGAGAGATTGCAGCGAACAGGGATGCGGTTGGCGGCGTTAACATAGCGGAGCAGCAGCGGGTGGAAGTGCCGGGTAATGGAGGGGAAGTTGTGTTCCTTGAGGATAGAGGTGTGACATTGAACGATGGTTACAAGGACCAGTACCCGGTTCAACATGAAAGAAGGGTGGTGGGCAGCCATGGTCATGATGACAATGTGGAGGATGAAGCTGGGGACGAAGAAACCGAAGTTGAAGCGAAAAATAACGGTAGCCAGAGTTCAATATTGAAGGAACAATTACTTGAGAACGACAGGACCTGGGAGCTGGCCAGGGAGTCGGGTGCTATGCTATACAATGAGGAGGACGATATCATGGCGATTCTCCAAGCACAGAATGAAGAAATAGCACGAAAACGGAAGGTGATTAAGCAAAAGGAGAAAATGAGACGATGCAGGCCCAAACATAAAAACCAGGTGTGTAAGAGAATATTTTAATGATTATTAGTGCATGGAATGTTAGGGGGCTAAGGGGGGAAGGAAAGTTTAGAATGGTGAAGgatttgaagaaaaaatatagtttGAATCTATTAGGATTGATTGAGactaaacgccaggttgtgacAAAATTTGATGTTACACGAATTTGGGGGCATGATGGTTCAGGTTGGGAATTTGTAGGCTCGGATGGTGCTTCTGGTGGATTGTTGGTAATATGGGATGAATGTGTTTTTAACATGAATAATTGCTATAAGGGGGAGAGATGGTTGTGTGTTGAAGGAGTAATGTTGAAGAATAGTTTCAATTGCGCTTTTGTCTTGGTATATGGTGCACATGGTAGGGATGAGAAGACTCATGTTTGGGAAGAACTGAGCTATATAGCCGGACTTTGTCAGGTCCCTTGTTGTTTTTTGGGGGACTTTAATGAAATTTTACAGGTGGAGGAAAGGAAAGATGCAACTAGCTTACCGAGGTCTACGGAGGAATTCAAAGTTTGGGTACAAGATATGCACTTAGTGGATTTACCGCTCACTGATCGTAAGTTTACATGGTTTCGAGGACGATCTTGCAGTCGTATAGATAGAGTTCTGGTAAATGTGGAGTGGTTAGAAGAGTTCCCAGAGACTCGGCTACGAGGTGGACCTAGGGGGTTGTCAGACCATTGCCCTATAATAGTGGAGGACAAAAAGATGAGGGGTGGGCCAAGGCCGTTCCAGAGCCTTGATTCGTGGTTTACACATGACGGGTTCCTTAGTATGGTCAAGGAGGAGTGGAGAGGATTGGGGGACGTACAGTTCACAGATAAACTAAAGGCGCTGACAATTCCGTTAGGAAGGTGGCATAAGGCTAACTTTAGTGAGATGGATAACAAAATTACAAGATTTGAGGGAGAAATCAAGAAGGTGGACGATCTGGTGAGCAATGGAGTGTATGATGAAATGATGGAGGCTAGAAGAAAGGCGTTGGTTACTTGTTGTGAGAGATGGTATGTAAGGAAGGAAGTACATTGGAAACAGATGTCTCGGTCCCGGCATGCGAAGGAGATGGACAAAAATACTAGGTACTTCCACAATATAGCTTCAGCAAGGAGGCGGAATAACAGGATTGATGTACTGGTAgtaaatggcagacaagtcaggaATCAAGCGAGAATCAAGATAGCTATCAGAGACTTCTACAAGAATTTATATCATCAAGAAGCTTCTCCTTTAATGGGGTTCAGAGATGGCTTGGTAAGCAAGATAGAGGACGAAGATGCTATGAATTTATAAAGGATGCCGTCTGCAGACGAGATCAGAGAGGCTGTGTGGGATTGCGAGTCATCCAAAGCGCCGGGGTGTGATGGTTACAACATGAATTTCATCAAGAGGTGCTGGGGTGAGATTGGGGCTGAATTCACGGCAGCAGTGATGGGATTCTTTCAAACTTGCAGCTTACCAGTGGATACCAACATCACATGGGTGGCCCTAGCACCAAAGTTTGTAGGTGCGAAGGAGATCAAAGATCTACGACCCATTAGTATGGTGGGATGTGTTTATAAGGTTATCTCGAAGGTGCTAGTTAGAAGGATGAGGGCAGTGATGCCGGGGTTAGTAGGGGAGACTCAGAGTGCGTTTGTTAAGGGAAGGAAAATACATGATGGAGCACTTATTGCGTGTGAAACAGTAaactggctgaaattgaggaaaaaGGAGGCAGTAATAATAAAGCTAGATTTCCAGAAGGCATACGATATGGTCAAATGGAGTTTTGTGGACACTACACTACAAAAGATGGGTTTTGGACATAAATGGAGAGCGTGGGTTATGGAGTGCGTGATAACTGCATCTATGTCGGTTCTGATAAATGGGTCGCCATCTAAGCCATTTAAGATGGAAAGAGGTTTGAGGCAAAGTGACCCGCTTTCTCCCTTCTTATTTGTTCTGGTTGTTGATGTGCTACATCGTATGATTGGAGAGGCAATCAGAAATGGACGTATTTTACCGCTGTTGGTCGGAAGAGATAGTATAGAACTGTCGCACTTGCAGTTTGCGGATGATACTATCCTTTTCTGTCCACCTGTGGAGGAGACTATTAAGAACTACAAGCGACTTTTGCGATGTTTTGAGTTGATGTTAGGGCTCaagattaattttgataagtccAGTTTGATTCCTATTAACTGTGATGAGCAGTGGGTACAGCGTATGTGCAACTTGCTGGGTTGTAAGGGGGCACCCTTCCAGTAAAATATTTGGGGATCTCGTTAGGAGAAAATCCGAGGTTAGTGAAGACCTGGAAGCCTGTACTAGACAAAATGGAGGAGAAACTCAGCCTATGGAAAGCTAAGGTGCTGAACAAAGCTGGGAAGGTAGTACTCATTAAATCAGTCTTAAATAGTTTGCCAGTATATTATTTGAGCTTGTTTAAAATGCCTAAGGCTGCTGCGGAGAAATTGATCTCATTGCAACAGAGATTCCTGTGGAGTAAGGAGGATGGTAGAAATGGTATAGCATTAGTAAGATGGGAAGTGGTGCAGGCCCCTAAGAAATTAGGAGGGTTGGGAGTGGGAGATGCTGTAATCCGTAACACAGCACTATTGTTCAAGTGGTGGTGGCGGTTCGCGAAGGAAGATTGCCCTTTGTGGAAGAAGGTTGTATGCTCGTGTAATAGACTGAACCCAAATGAGCTCCTATCAACTCAAGTGTTGCCTACTAGAGGAGGCCCATGGAAGGATATTTGTCAGCTACAAAATACAAATCTCGGATCAACGTATAAGGAACAAGATGGTTACAGGATTGAGTATGGAGATTGGTGATGGGCGACGGACACGGTTTTGGGAGGATGTCTGGTTGCTTTGTGGATCTCTGAAGGATCAGTTCTCGAGGCTTTTCTCTATTTCAAACCAATGTGGATCTGTTATTGGGGAttgtgggttttgggatgggCTA harbors:
- the LOC107469503 gene encoding uncharacterized protein LOC107469503; translation: MVKDLKKKYSLNLLGLIETKRQVVTKFDVTRIWGHDGSGWEFVGSDGASGGLLVIWDECVFNMNNCYKGERWLCVEGVMLKNSFNCAFVLVYGAHGRDEKTHVWEELSYIAGLCQVPCCFLGDFNEILQVEERKDATSLPRSTEEFKVWVQDMHLVDLPLTDRKFTWFRGRSCSRIDRVLVNVEWLEEFPETRLRGGPRGLSDHCPIIVEDKKMRGGPRPFQSLDSWFTHDGFLSMVKEEWRGLGDVQFTDKLKALTIPLGRWHKANFSEMDNKITRFEGEIKKVDDLVSNGVYDEMMEARRKALVTCCERWYVRKEVHWKQMSRSRHAKEMDKNTRYFHNIASARRRNNRIDVLVVNGRQVRNQARIKIAIRDFYKNLYHQEASPLMGFRDGLVSKIEDEDAMNL